A stretch of DNA from Methanobrevibacter gottschalkii DSM 11977:
TAATTTAACAATTGTTATATTATAAAAGATAATATAGTACTTTATATAAACTATTTGATGGTGATGTTATGATTGTTATTGTAGGAACTGGTGCTGGTGGAGGAATATTGGCCCGTGAAATTGCAAAAGAAGGTATTGATGTAACAATTTTGGAAAAAGGACCATACATACATTCAAAAGATGCATTTAATTATTATGATACGTATTCTGGTGATGTTGATTTACTCACAACTACTTGCATTGGCGGTTCAACAATTGTATCCATGTCGAACATGGTAAGGGCACTTGATGATGAATTATTGGATTATGATATTGATTTATCTGATGCCTATGAATATGTTGAAGATTTGATTAATGTACATCCTATTGATGATTCTCATATTGGAAAAGGCACTAAGGCATTTTTAGATGCAGGTAATGAACTTGGCCTTCAAACAATGAAAATGCCAAAAGCAATTAGGGAAGAAGAATGTATTCAATGTGGAAAATGCGCATTCGGTTGTCCTGTTGATGCTAAATTTTCTGGAAAAGATTTCATCGATGAAGCAGTTGAATATGGTGCAGCACTGATTTGTGAAGCTGATGTTCGTGAAGTAACAAGTAATGATGGTGTTGTATATGGTGTAAAATATATTAAAGATGGTAAAGAAGAAATCATAAAGGCTGATAAGGTTGTATTGTCTGCTGGTGCAATTGGTTCAACTTTAATTTTAAGAAAATCCGGAATTTCCAAAGCGGGCCGTGAAATATTCTTTGATCCATTTGTAAGTGTTGGAGGATACTTAAAAGATGTTAACTTCAATAGTGAAGTACAAATGGCAGGTCTTATAATAGGTAAAAATTTTGTTCTGGCACCTCATTATTCCTCATTTATTCCGGGAAACATTGATGATGATTCAGTAACTGAAAATGATATCCTTAGTATAATGGTAAAAACCTCTGATGAATGTAAAGGCTATGTAACCGACGATGGTGATGTTGTTAAAATCAATACCATTCAGGATATAAGATATCTGGCTGAAGGAACTGCAACTGCAGGTTTTGTTCTAGAACGTGCTGGTGTTGATCCAAACACTATTGGTTCAACGGTGTATAGGGGAGCACATCCTGGGGGAACTGCAAAAATTGGTGAAATAGTAAACAGTAATTTGGAAACAGAAATTGACAATTTATTTGTCTGTGATGCAAGTGTATTGCCAATATCTCCCGGTAAACCTCCAATATTAACAATACTTGCATTATCTAAAAGATTAGCGGACTATTTAAAGAATTAGAAGATTATTCAAATTGTTTATAAATATCTTCTGTTTTTATTAATTTTTCACAATAGTGACATCTGACTACAGGAGGATTTTCAGTAACAACATTAAAAATTGTGGTTATTGGTTCATTTTCATAGTTAGTAATGCATTTTGGATTTGTACACTTAATGATTGATGTAATCTTTTTGGGCAGTACAATCTTATTTTTTTTAATAGGTTTAAAATCCCTAATAATATTAATTGTAGCTTCCGGGGCAATTAAAGCAACTTGATTAAGTTCTTCATGGCCCAATTCCCTATTTTCAATTTTTAGAATGTCTTTTCTACCAAGTTCTTTGGAAGACACATTCATAGCTACAGTGATATTTTTTGTTTCATTGTCCGGAAGACCTAATATTTTAAGGATGTGCAATGTTTTATTGGCTGTAATATGGTCGATAACAGTACCATTCTCAATAGCTTTGATTTTTAATTCGGATTTGTTGTTAGCCATTTAATCTACCTTGTATACATTTTTAAATCTTTCATTTCAATAACTGCTTCAGTGTCTGTAATTAATTTTTCAGAATCTTTATCTTTAGTTGCAATGGTGAAACTTTCAATTACTCTTGCTCCACGCATTTTTACTTTTTCTTCAAGTCTTTCGATATTTGTATCTCCACGACTGCCGTCCATAGTAGCAAATAAAATAACATCTTTTCCAGTTAAATTACACCTGTCTATTATTGTTAAAATTGCAGGAGTTGGATTTCCTGCCCATGTAGGTGTTCCAAAGATGATTGTATCATAATCGGTTAAATCAACTCTTGCAGGAGTAATATCTGTTTTACTTTCCCTAAATGCACTAATTGATGCAATGAATTTATTTTTAAATCCATTTCGATTTTTCAAATCTTGAATTCTTAATACATTTGCTCTTAGATTTTTTGCTAAAGTATGAGCTACTAATTCAGTTTTCCCACTTTGCGAATAATAAATTATTAGTGTAGCCATGTTTTTTTTCTCCTCAGTTTATTCAAGGATAAATACCTAAATGTTGTAACCCTAATTGTTCTTTAAGGCCAAGAACAATATTCATATTTTGAATAGCTTGACCTGATGCGCCTTTCACAAGGTTATCAATACAGGATAACATTACGATTCTACCAGTTTCATCAATCTCAAACCCTCCGATATGTACAAAGTTAGATCCTCTAACTGAACTTAAATGCGGAATTTCACCTTCATCCATAAGTTTAATAAAGTACTCGTCTCCGTATTCTTCTTCATATAATGATCTGATTTCATCAGGAGTAATGTCCAGATGTTCTTCTTTTAAGAAACTGTGACTTGTAGTTTGAATTCCTCTATTGACTGGTACTAAATGAGGGGTAAATGAAACTTTAACATCATCAAATCCATGTAATTCTTGCTGAATCTCTGATGTGTGCCTATGTGCAGAAATTTTATATGGATTTACATTGTCTGCAATATTCGGATAATGTGTAGTTCCGGAAGGGGTTACACCAGCTCCACTAACTCCAGATTTTGAATCAATGACAATTTTTTCAACCAAATCATTTTTAACAAGAGGATATGATGATAAAATTGCACCGGTTGGGAAGCATCCTGGATTTGATACCAAATTAGCTTTTTCAATTTCATCTCTGTATAATTCAGGAAGTCCAAAAGCACCTTTATTTTTTTTATCAGTATGTTTCATTCCGTACCATTTTTCATAAACTTCAGTATTGCGATATCTGTAATCTCCACTTAAATCAACTACTTTAGCGCCAGTTTCTAAAAGTTCTGGAACAATTTTCATTGATGCGCCATGGGGAGTTGCAGTAAAGATTACATCAGCATCTATATCAGATGGTTTCTTGTCTTTAAATACTAATCCTGTATCTCTGATATGGGGATGGGTTTTATGAACCGGCTGTCCGTCCAATTTTCTTGATGTAATCTCAGTCACTTCAACTTCCGGATGCACACTAAGCATTCTTAAAAGCTCTCCTCCGGTATATCCGCTTGCTCCTACGATTGCTACATTTTTCATTTTAATAATCTCCTAATTAGTATAATTCTCCAGTTTTATCTTTAAAATCTGTGTGTTTGATTCTTTTAATAATTTTACAAGTGCTGTCAAGTTCTCCAAACATATAATCCTCAACACGCATAGCTTTAGCATTAATTCCTCTTTTGTCTAGGGATTCTTGTAATTTATCAACATTGTGGTCTTGATCGGAACCTATTGCGATAATGTCAGGTTTAATTTCTTCAACGATTTTAAACATGTCTCCAGCATGTCCAAGATAGGCTTCATCAACAGGTTTAAGACTTTTAATCATCTCAAGTCTTTGTTCTTGGGGTATTATTGGTGTTCTTTTTCTTTTTTCAACAGTTGAATCTCTAGCTATTACAACTGCAAGAACAGCATCTTCTCCACCTAATTCCTTAGCCTTTTTGAGGAATAATACATGTCCTGGATGGAGTATATCGAATGTTCCGGTCGCCATTACTTTCATCAAATTACCTCTTTTGATATTTTAAAGCTTCAGTTAAATCAATTTTATCTTTATAAAGTGCAGAACCAATTACTATGCCGTCCACACCGCTTTCATTTAATTTTTTAATATCATCTATTGTTGTAATTCCTCCTGAATAAACAATAGGAATATCAACAGATTCTTTAAGCTCAACTACAGGATCTGTGTAAAATCCGCCTAAAAGTCCTTCAACATCAACATTTGTAAATAAGATACTTCCAGCTCCATATTCTTTAAATTCAGATGAAAGTTCAACCGGACTTTTATCAATTTTTTCCCGCCATCCTTTAATAACTACCTTATTGTCTTTACTGTCAAGTGAAATCATTATTCTATCTGATCCATACTCATCAGATAATTCAGTAATAGTTTCTGGGTGTTGAATGCCCATTGTTCCAATTATTAATCTTTCAATATCAAGGTTTAATAACTGACGAGCATAGTCCAAGCTTCTAATTCCACCACCAAGCTGAATTGGAATGCTGATTTCATTTAGGATTTTTTCAATAGTGTCCAAACTAGCAATACCATTAATTGTTCCATCTAAGTCAATAACATGAATATTACGGGCTCCTAAATCTTCCCAATGTTTTGCAACAAGTTCAGGATTTTCTAATTCTACCATTTCACTTCCAGGTTCGCCTTGAACAAGTTGTACACATTTTCCATTTTTAATGTCAACTGCAGGCATGATTAACATTTCATCTTTTTTAAATGACATTTGGATTTTTTCCTGTAAACTTTTATTATGATTTACCTTTTTGTTTTAAAATGTTTTATATGTATTGATTATATACTGATAGGTATGAATGAGAAACTCTATGAATTATTTGATGTTGTGTTAAAATCTGAATTTTCAATAAAAGAGTATGATGATAAAACGATTATTGAGTTGGGTGAAAACTCAAAATATGGAAAAATGGAAACTTATTCGTTATTTCCGGGTATTATTCTTGCTTATATTGATGTGAATATTGAAAACGTGGAAGATGTTTTCATTGAAGAAAAAATGGAGTCTAGATTGCTTGAAATTAATCATTGTGCTAGGGGCAGATATGCATATGCTGTCGGTGATGATAAAATAATTTACTTTGGACGTGGAGATTTATGTGTTAGCATTTATGATTTAACGAAATCATTATCGGAGTTTCCATTAGGTTATTATGAAGGATTGGAGATTTTCATTGATGTGGATATGGCTGATGAATACATTAAAGATTATGTTCCTGATTTTGATTTGATTGAATTTTATGAAACATTGGAGAAAAATAATGGGTTTGTATTGCTGAGAGCTAATGAAAAAATTGATCATGTAATTGGTGAGCTGTATGATGTTGATGAGAGAATTAAACAATCTTATTATAAGTTAAAATGTTTGGAATTGTTATTATTTTTTTCAATTACTAATTTTACTAAAACAGAATCGTTTTCTCTTTCTAAAAAACAGGTTAAAATTATTGAAAGTGTGAAAAACGATTTGACTGAGAATCTGGAAACTAAAATAACCATTGATCAGCTTGCAAATAAATATGGCATGAGTAAAACCACTTTAAAAAATTGTTTTAAGGAAATTTATGGAAAACCTATATTTAAATGGAGAAAGGAGTATAGATTGGATTATGCTTGTCATCTGATTGAGGAAGGCCATTATTCTATTAGTGAAATTTCAAAAATTGTTGGTTATTCTTCTCATTCTAAATTTAGTCAGGCTTTTAGGGAGTATGTTGGCTGTGCACCTTCAAAATATAAAAATTAATTAATGTCTTTTTGGCATATTTTTTGACTTTTTAGTTCAATCATATTTATATACTAATTTTAATTATATTTTATAATGTAAAATGGTTTATTTAAGTTATTTTTTAAAAAATACATAATATTAGTCTTTTAATTTATTTTTAGGATATTTTTAGGCTATTGTCTTTTTAGACCATTTTAAATTTTTAGGTATTCCTAAATTAACTTTTTAGGAGGTTTTTATGTCAAATAATCAAAATAAGAATAAATTCATACGATTGCTTAATTATTCGGGAAATTATAAATATTTAACTATTTTAGGTATGATTTTTTCAGGTTTAAGTGCAATTTCTCTTTTAGTCCCATTCATATACATATGGAATGTGGTAAATGCACTTTTAGTTGTAGCTCCAGACTTTGCTAAAGCACAGAATTTGGAAAGTTATGCGGTTGGTGCGTTTTTCTATGCATTTTTAGGGATTGCCTTAAACTTTTGCGGTTTAATGTGCACTCACTTATCTGCATTTAAAAATGAGAAAAACATGAAAGATGCTACTATCAATCATCTGTTAAATTTGCCTTTAGGTTATTTCTCAAACCACACTAGTGGCGGCTTAAGAAAAGTAATTGATTTTAGTACTGCAAAAACTGAAGGATTTTTAGCTCATAATTTATTTGATCTGGTAGGAGCAATAGTCACACCAATTGTATTTTTAATATTGTTATTCAGTTTTGATTTGTTGCTTGGATTAATATGTATTATTCCAATTATACTATGTTTCTTATTCATGTATCCAATGTTTTCTAAAGATTCACAAAACATTATGGCCCAGTATCAAAGTTACTTGGAAAAAATGAATTCTGAAGCGGTTGAATATGTAAGGGGAATTCCAGTTACAAAAGCATTCCAACAAACTGTATATTCATTTAGAAACTTCATTGATGCAATTAAAAATTACGGAAAATTCGCTGCAGATTATTCTCTATCAACACAACTTCCAATGACTGCATTTACAGTATCCATCAATGGATTTTTTGCTTTATTAATTCCTGCAGGCATATTAATTGCAGGAACTCTTGTTGATGTTAAATTTTTAGCTAATTTTATTTTCTATGTGATTTTCACACCGATATGTGCTGTGATGATGAATAAGATAATGACAATTTCACAAGATTGGATGCTTGCAAGTTATGCATTGGATGGTATTGAAGCTATTTTAAATGAAAAACCATTAGCAGAACCGGCAAACCCGCAGAAACCTAAAAATCATTCAATTAAATTTGAAGGAGTATTTTTCGACTATGAAGAATCAAACTCTGAAGAACATATATTAAATGATATTAATCTTAAAATAAACGAAAATGATTCTGTTGCGTTAGTTGGGCCATCAGGTGGAGGAAAAACAACTATTGCATCATTAATTCCAAGATTTTGGGATGTGGATGAAGGTTCAATTAAAATTGGTGAAGTTGATGTGAGAGATATATCAACAAAAGACTTAATGGAGAATATTTCTTTTGTATTTCAGAATACTAGGTTATTTAAAGATTCAATTTATAATAATGTAGCTATTGGCAAAAAAGGCGCTTCAAGAGAAGAAATTCTAAATGCATTAAGTCTTGCTCAATGTGATGATATTATTGATGAGTTGCCGGATGGAATTGATACAGTAATTGGAACAGAGGGAACTTATCTTTCAGGAGGTCAACAACAAAGAATCGCTCTTGCAAGGGCAATTTTAAAAGATGCTCCAATTATTATTTTAGATGAAGCAACTGCATTGGCGGATCCCGAAAATGAATACATGATTCAAAAAGCTATTTCGGAAATTACCAAAGATAAAACGGTTATAATGATTGCTCATAGGTTATCTACAGTTAAAAATGTGGATAAGATTTATGTGGTTGAAAACGGAAGAGTTGTGGAAGAAGGTAATCACAGTACTTTAGTTGAAAATGAAGGTCTTTATTCTAAAATGTGGGATGAATTCAACAGATCTATTCAATGGAAAGTTAAAAGTGAGGTGATATAATGTTATCTGAATTGTTTATTGAAAGATTTGGATTAACAAAAGAGGGTTCTGATAATTTAATTAAAGGAATTATTTACACTGCACTTCAAAATATTTCATTCATGTTTCCAGTTGGATTATATGCTGCACTGTTATATATCTGGATTAATCCTTTAATGGGTGGGGAAATAATCAGTCCTGATTTAGGAATATTTATTTTAGGCATTTTGATTATACTTGGAATTATATTTGCATTTTCATGGAAACAGTATCATTTTGTATATAATACAACTTATGTTGAAAGTACAAACAGACGAATAAATTTAGGTGAAAATTTAAGAAAATTGCCTCTTTCATTTTTTGAAAGAAGGGATTTAGCTGATTTAACTGCAACAATTATGAACGATTGCACTGATTTGGAACATGTGTTCTCACATGCAATTCCTCAATTGCTTGGTTCAATATTATCATTAATTTTAGTGTCCATTGGTCTTCTGATCTTTGACTGGAGATTAGCCGTAGCACTTTTATGGGTAGTTCCAGTATCATTTATAATACTGTATATTTCAAAAAGAATGATTTACAGAGGTAGTAAAATTGTAACAAATGATTTGCTTGAATGCGGAGATTCAATGCAGGAATGTATAGATTCAATTCGTGATTTAAAATCATATAATTATGAAAATGAGTATTTATCTAAATTAAATGATATTACCAGCAAAATAGAAAAATCAAGAATTAAATCAGAATTAATGCTTTCAAGTGGAGTTATTACTGGAAAAGTAATTTTAAATCTTGGAATAGTTTCTGTCATATTATTAGGTTCAAATCTAATCATGAATGGTCAGGTAACAATTTATACTTTTTTAATATTCCTGATAGCTTCTGCAACTATTTATGCTCCAGTTGAAAATGGATTAATGTTTTTGTCTGAAATATTGATGATGGATATTAAAATTGAAAGAGCAAAGGAAATAGAAATGCTTGTTACAGAAGAGGGTCTTAAAGATTATTCTCTTGATGGTTATGATTTGGAATTTAGAAATGTTAAATTTAACTATGATAATTTAAAAGATGTTTTATCTGATATTGATTTTATTGCAAAACAAGGTGAAGTGACTGCACTTGTCGGACCTTCAGGAGGAGGTAAATCAACGGTTTCAAAACTCGCAGCAAGATTTTGGGATCCGGTTTCTGGTGAAGTTTCAATTGGAGGGCAAAATCTGGCAGAATTGGATTCAGAAAAACTCCTTGAAAACTTTTCGATTGTATTTCAGGATGTAATTTTATTTAATAATACAATCATGGAGAATATTCGTGTTGGAAAAAAAGATGCAAGTGATGATGAAGTGATTAATGCAGCAAAACTTGCAGAATGTGAGGAATTCGTTCAAAAACTTCCGAATGGATATAATACTATTATCGGTGAAAATGGTGAGTTATTATCCGGAGGTCAGAGACAAAGAATTTCTATTGCAAGAGCTTTACTTAAAAATGCCAATATTGTCCTTTTAGATGAAGCAACTTCATTTTTGGATGTTGAAAATGAATCTAAAATTCAAAAGGCTATTTCAACATTAATTAAAAATAAAACGGTCATTATCATTGCACATAGGATGCGTACAATCGCAAATGCAGATAAAATCGTTGTCTTGGATGATGGTAGGATTGTTGAGCAAGGTTCACCAGATGAATTGCTTGCTCAAAATGGATTATTTAAACATATGGTTGAATTACAAAAATTAAGCGGTAAATGGGAGATATAATTTCCCAATATTTATTTTTATATTAAATTAATTAGGAGGAAAAGTTATGAGTGAAATATTAAATGTGAAAGATTTGATTACTGTTGGTATTTTTTCAGTGATTATGGTGGTATTGATATTCCTGTTTGGAATGTTGGGATATATTCCAATATTGATGTTGGCTCTTCCGATTATTGCTGCATTAATATGTGGAGTTCCATATATGCTGTTTTTAACAAGAGTAACAAAATTTGGAATGGTGACATTGCTGGGTTTAGTTTTAGGAATTGTAATGTTTTTAAGTGGTCACACATGGGTGCCTATTGTAATATTTACGTTATTTGCATTTGTTGCAGATTGCATATTAAAAATGGGCGATTATTCATCTGTTAAAAATTCAATTATTAGTTATAGTTGTTTTATAGTAGGTATTATGGGTAATATGCTACCATTTTTTGTTTTAAGGGATTATTTCATTGGATCTATACGTAATTCAATGGGTAATGATTATGTGAATGTGATTGCACCATTTTTAAATTATGAAGTTTTTATAATTCTAGTTATTTTAACATTTATTTTTGGTTTAATAAGTGCATATCTTGGTAAAATAGTATTGAAAAAACACTTTGAAAGAGCGGGAATAGCTTAGGTGATTTTGTGGAATTAAAACTAAATAATAATCCTGGTTTAAATGTGGATCCTAGAACAAAAATCATTCTTCTGATTATTATAAGTTTCATGGTTTTTAATGAGGCACCGTTATATGTTAGCGGTATTCTAGTTTTAATTCCATTTTTCTGTTTATTTTTTTCAGATTATAAAAAAGTAGCCTTAATTTATATTGCAGTATATTCAATGGCCATTTATGTTCAAATTTATTTGATTCCGACATCTACAGGTATCTTATCTATAATCTTGATAACTTTTAGTTATACCTCATCTAGGATGTTGCCTATTTTCATGATGGGGTATTATACAATATCTTCAACAAAAGTTAGTGAATTTATAACTTCAATGGAGAATATTAATGTTCCAAAAGAGATTATTATTCCTCTTTCTGTAGTTTTCAGATATGTGCCATCAGTTTATGATGAAATCAAATCAATAACTAATGCAATGAAAATGAGAGGTTTTGGTTTAACAGTTAAATCTTTAAAATCTCCTTTGAAAATGATTGAATTTTATATGATTCCTATTTTAATAAGTGCTGTTAAAACAAGTGATGAATTATCAGCAGCGTCTCTTACAAGAGGGCTTAGTAATCCTAGAAAAAGAACGCATTTACTTGAAGTTAAATTTTCTAAAATAGATTATTTTTTAATTATGATTGCGGTTATCGGGTTTATAATTTTTGCATATTATTTTATAGGAGGTCATTAATTGATAAATATTAATAATGTTTCATTTTCATATAATGATGATATTAATTTGGAAAATATTAATTTAAACATTAAAAAAGGTGAAGTTATTTTACTTTGTGGCGAATCTGGCTGCGGAAAAACAACACTGACTCGTTTTTTAAATGGACTTATTCCAAATTTTTTTGATGGAAATAGAAAGGGTTCAGTATATATGAATGGCAATCTGATTGATGAGATGAAGATATATGAAATATCGGAATATATAGGATCGGTTTTCCAAAATCCTAAAACACAATTTTTCAATGTGGATACAACTTCTGAACTGGTTTTTGGATGTGAAAATTTAGCTATTGATAAAGATGAAATTGAAAGAAGATTGGAAATGGTTGTCAATGATTTTGATTTGGAACATTTATTAAATAAGAATATTTTCGAATTGTCCGGTGGTGAAAAACAAAAAATAGCATGTGCATCTGTTTCTGCGGTTTTTCCGGATATATTGGTTTTGGATGAACCATCTTCCAATTTGGATTCTCAATCAACTTGGTATCTGGGAGAAATAATTAAAAAATGGAAATCACAAGGAAAGACGGTTATTATCGCTGAACATAAATTATTCTTTTTAGAAAATGTTGTTGATAAAGTAATTTTCATAAAAAACGGTAGAATTACTAATATTTGGCCAATTTCAGAATTTAAAAATATTTCTCATAAAGATTGGGGTTTACGGCAATTGAATTTAGGGAATTTAACTGCAAAATGTGGTGAATATTATTCCAATGCTCAAGAATTTTTAGAATTTAAAAATTTTAAATTTAAATATAAAAAAATCCCTGTGTTGGATATGGGTAATTTTAAAGTACCTAAAAATGAGATAATTGCTATTATTGGAAAGAATGGTGCTGGAAAATCTACCTTTGCGAATTGTTTGTGCGGTCTTAAAAGATCATTCAACGGTGAACTTATTTTTAATAATAATTCTCTAAAAAGAAAAGATAGATTGAAAAAGAGTTATATGGTTATGCAGGATGTTAATCATCAATTATTCACTGAAAGTGTTCTTGATGAAGTATTGTTGAGTATGGATGAAGAAGATATTGATTTTGCTGAATCTATTTTGACTAATTTGAATTTAATTCATCTAAAGGATGCTCATCCAATGGTTTTATCTGGCGGTGAGAAACAAAGAGTTGCTATTGCTTCTGCTATTGCTTCTAAAAAGGAAATATTGATTTTCGATGAACCGACAAGTGGACTTGACTTAAATAATATGATGAAAGTAAGTGAAAATTTAAAATATCTTCAAAGCTTAGGGATGACTTCTTTTATTATAACCCATGATTTTGAGCTAATAATGGAAGCATGTTCCCATATCATTCATCTGGAGGATGGAAAATTAATTGGAAATTATAAGATTAACGGAGAAAAATTAAGTGAGTTTTTTTTAAATTAAATTTTTCTATTTATTTTAAAAGGCATTATACAACCTAATATTTTAGGTATACCTAAATTTAAATACTTTATTTGATATATAGTAATGTAGATAATTAATATATAGGAAGGCAATAATAATGAGTACAATTATTGAATTTAAAAATGTGTGTAAAGAATATAAATCTGGAGATCACATTTTAAAAGCTATGGATAATGTTAATTTTACAATTGGTGAAGGGGAGTTTGTTG
This window harbors:
- a CDS encoding GMC family oxidoreductase N-terminal domain-containing protein, which gives rise to MIVIVGTGAGGGILAREIAKEGIDVTILEKGPYIHSKDAFNYYDTYSGDVDLLTTTCIGGSTIVSMSNMVRALDDELLDYDIDLSDAYEYVEDLINVHPIDDSHIGKGTKAFLDAGNELGLQTMKMPKAIREEECIQCGKCAFGCPVDAKFSGKDFIDEAVEYGAALICEADVREVTSNDGVVYGVKYIKDGKEEIIKADKVVLSAGAIGSTLILRKSGISKAGREIFFDPFVSVGGYLKDVNFNSEVQMAGLIIGKNFVLAPHYSSFIPGNIDDDSVTENDILSIMVKTSDECKGYVTDDGDVVKINTIQDIRYLAEGTATAGFVLERAGVDPNTIGSTVYRGAHPGGTAKIGEIVNSNLETEIDNLFVCDASVLPISPGKPPILTILALSKRLADYLKN
- the pyrI gene encoding aspartate carbamoyltransferase regulatory subunit, coding for MANNKSELKIKAIENGTVIDHITANKTLHILKILGLPDNETKNITVAMNVSSKELGRKDILKIENRELGHEELNQVALIAPEATINIIRDFKPIKKNKIVLPKKITSIIKCTNPKCITNYENEPITTIFNVVTENPPVVRCHYCEKLIKTEDIYKQFE
- a CDS encoding flavodoxin family protein, giving the protein MATLIIYYSQSGKTELVAHTLAKNLRANVLRIQDLKNRNGFKNKFIASISAFRESKTDITPARVDLTDYDTIIFGTPTWAGNPTPAILTIIDRCNLTGKDVILFATMDGSRGDTNIERLEEKVKMRGARVIESFTIATKDKDSEKLITDTEAVIEMKDLKMYTR
- the argC gene encoding N-acetyl-gamma-glutamyl-phosphate reductase; protein product: MKNVAIVGASGYTGGELLRMLSVHPEVEVTEITSRKLDGQPVHKTHPHIRDTGLVFKDKKPSDIDADVIFTATPHGASMKIVPELLETGAKVVDLSGDYRYRNTEVYEKWYGMKHTDKKNKGAFGLPELYRDEIEKANLVSNPGCFPTGAILSSYPLVKNDLVEKIVIDSKSGVSGAGVTPSGTTHYPNIADNVNPYKISAHRHTSEIQQELHGFDDVKVSFTPHLVPVNRGIQTTSHSFLKEEHLDITPDEIRSLYEEEYGDEYFIKLMDEGEIPHLSSVRGSNFVHIGGFEIDETGRIVMLSCIDNLVKGASGQAIQNMNIVLGLKEQLGLQHLGIYP
- a CDS encoding adenylyltransferase/cytidyltransferase family protein encodes the protein MMKVMATGTFDILHPGHVLFLKKAKELGGEDAVLAVVIARDSTVEKRKRTPIIPQEQRLEMIKSLKPVDEAYLGHAGDMFKIVEEIKPDIIAIGSDQDHNVDKLQESLDKRGINAKAMRVEDYMFGELDSTCKIIKRIKHTDFKDKTGELY
- the hisA gene encoding 1-(5-phosphoribosyl)-5-[(5-phosphoribosylamino)methylideneamino]imidazole-4-carboxamide isomerase, with the translated sequence MSFKKDEMLIMPAVDIKNGKCVQLVQGEPGSEMVELENPELVAKHWEDLGARNIHVIDLDGTINGIASLDTIEKILNEISIPIQLGGGIRSLDYARQLLNLDIERLIIGTMGIQHPETITELSDEYGSDRIMISLDSKDNKVVIKGWREKIDKSPVELSSEFKEYGAGSILFTNVDVEGLLGGFYTDPVVELKESVDIPIVYSGGITTIDDIKKLNESGVDGIVIGSALYKDKIDLTEALKYQKR
- a CDS encoding helix-turn-helix domain-containing protein → MNEKLYELFDVVLKSEFSIKEYDDKTIIELGENSKYGKMETYSLFPGIILAYIDVNIENVEDVFIEEKMESRLLEINHCARGRYAYAVGDDKIIYFGRGDLCVSIYDLTKSLSEFPLGYYEGLEIFIDVDMADEYIKDYVPDFDLIEFYETLEKNNGFVLLRANEKIDHVIGELYDVDERIKQSYYKLKCLELLLFFSITNFTKTESFSLSKKQVKIIESVKNDLTENLETKITIDQLANKYGMSKTTLKNCFKEIYGKPIFKWRKEYRLDYACHLIEEGHYSISEISKIVGYSSHSKFSQAFREYVGCAPSKYKN
- a CDS encoding ABC transporter ATP-binding protein codes for the protein MSNNQNKNKFIRLLNYSGNYKYLTILGMIFSGLSAISLLVPFIYIWNVVNALLVVAPDFAKAQNLESYAVGAFFYAFLGIALNFCGLMCTHLSAFKNEKNMKDATINHLLNLPLGYFSNHTSGGLRKVIDFSTAKTEGFLAHNLFDLVGAIVTPIVFLILLFSFDLLLGLICIIPIILCFLFMYPMFSKDSQNIMAQYQSYLEKMNSEAVEYVRGIPVTKAFQQTVYSFRNFIDAIKNYGKFAADYSLSTQLPMTAFTVSINGFFALLIPAGILIAGTLVDVKFLANFIFYVIFTPICAVMMNKIMTISQDWMLASYALDGIEAILNEKPLAEPANPQKPKNHSIKFEGVFFDYEESNSEEHILNDINLKINENDSVALVGPSGGGKTTIASLIPRFWDVDEGSIKIGEVDVRDISTKDLMENISFVFQNTRLFKDSIYNNVAIGKKGASREEILNALSLAQCDDIIDELPDGIDTVIGTEGTYLSGGQQQRIALARAILKDAPIIILDEATALADPENEYMIQKAISEITKDKTVIMIAHRLSTVKNVDKIYVVENGRVVEEGNHSTLVENEGLYSKMWDEFNRSIQWKVKSEVI
- a CDS encoding ABC transporter ATP-binding protein; this translates as MLSELFIERFGLTKEGSDNLIKGIIYTALQNISFMFPVGLYAALLYIWINPLMGGEIISPDLGIFILGILIILGIIFAFSWKQYHFVYNTTYVESTNRRINLGENLRKLPLSFFERRDLADLTATIMNDCTDLEHVFSHAIPQLLGSILSLILVSIGLLIFDWRLAVALLWVVPVSFIILYISKRMIYRGSKIVTNDLLECGDSMQECIDSIRDLKSYNYENEYLSKLNDITSKIEKSRIKSELMLSSGVITGKVILNLGIVSVILLGSNLIMNGQVTIYTFLIFLIASATIYAPVENGLMFLSEILMMDIKIERAKEIEMLVTEEGLKDYSLDGYDLEFRNVKFNYDNLKDVLSDIDFIAKQGEVTALVGPSGGGKSTVSKLAARFWDPVSGEVSIGGQNLAELDSEKLLENFSIVFQDVILFNNTIMENIRVGKKDASDDEVINAAKLAECEEFVQKLPNGYNTIIGENGELLSGGQRQRISIARALLKNANIVLLDEATSFLDVENESKIQKAISTLIKNKTVIIIAHRMRTIANADKIVVLDDGRIVEQGSPDELLAQNGLFKHMVELQKLSGKWEI